One window from the genome of Gambusia affinis linkage group LG14, SWU_Gaff_1.0, whole genome shotgun sequence encodes:
- the LOC122843952 gene encoding uncharacterized protein LOC122843952, giving the protein MATATATLTNPTMAESLKSTIKQAFQQCDGERGPAYLEAVSKIVSKYRYTEVDLDCLVGAKLTFGPVEDTEYKDRPAVVDAWEMFYLPKTTEMEVIGYVEGTPYPCDQLVLMICGDHKVYGFDGDELHLVASSPIQVLDTGIADPALQSYYHGETFEDMTTEDWEKVELSPEGKRLEEEHRKLVASHKSTLLKNLKIIQERQSLACI; this is encoded by the exons ATGGCTACTGCTACTGCTACTCTCACG AACCCCACAATGGCAGAGAGTCTAAA ATCAACAATTAAGCAGGCTTTCCAACAATGCGACGGAGAAAGAG GTCCAGCTTATCTGGAAGCAGTGTCAAAGATTGTGTCTAAATATAGATACACAGAAGTCGATCTGGATTGTCTT GTTGGGGCCAAACTGACCTTTGGACCAGTGGAGGACACAGAGTACAAGGACAGGCCTGCAGTGGTGGACGCATGGGAAATGTTTTATCTTCCCAAAACAACAGAGATGGAGGTTATCGGCTATGTGGAGGGAACTCCGTACCCATGTGACCAGCTTGTCCTGATGATCTGTGGGGACCACAAGGTGTACGGCTTTGACGGAGACGAGCTGCATCTGGTGGCTTCATCCCCGATTCAGGTGTTAGATACTGGAATAGCCGATCCTGCATTACAGAGTTATTACCATGGGGAGACCTTCGAAGACATG ACCACAGAGGACTGGGAGAAGGTGGAGCTGAGCCCTGAGGGGAAGAGGCTGGAAGAGGAGCATCGTAAACTGGTGGCTTCTCACAAATCCACTCTCCTGAAGAATCTCAAAATCATCCAAGAAAGACAGAGTTTGGCGTGTATTTAA